ctgcctcagccttctgagtagctgggattacaggcatgcgccaccacggctggctaatttcgtatttttagtagagacagggtttctccatgttggtcaggctggtctcgaactcccgacctcaggtgatccgcccgcctggcctcccaaagtgctgggattacaggctagagccaccatgcccgtcacCATCTTTAAGCAATGCTCCCTCTCCCACCTGAGCCAGAACTCCCTTTCCCAGCTGTTATATAGCTGAAACAATTGGAAcactgcctggtacatagtaagggTACAGAAATGCTacctttgttattattattctcccATCTGTACCCAGGACTCCTTCCACAGTTCCCAGCAGCCTCTCTCCCATCCATCCCCAGCGTGTACCTCTCCGGtcttcccacccccatccccttgCTGTCGCCTCACCTGGGCTGGTCACCGTAGTGGTAACAGTTGtcgtggtgatgatggtggtcgttgtctcctcctctcctccctcaggCCCAAGGGGAGGCCCtggggaggcagggctgggtgggggtggggctgtggTTCCTGGGGGCGGGGTCAGCAGTTCTGGCGCGGTGGGGCCTGCCCCCCTGACCCCGTTAGGGGTGACGGCTGTTGTCAGAGGCCCTGTCCCCGGCTCAGTGGCCCGTGGCAGGGAGGGCACTGCGAGAGTCTGGCCGGCCGGAGGGGTGGCTAGCGTGGGGTCCGGATCAGATCCTGGGACAGTGCAGGGAATGTCAGAGCACAGGAGGAGCACATGGAGGACCTTGGGTGGGGAGCAGGGCTGAGGGAAGCTAGGGGTTCCCCTGCCATACCACAAAAGCCTCCCGCACAAGGTACAGCACCCTCTACCTTTCCctttcccaccccagcccctacCTCCTCCCAAGGCTTCCACAGCCTGAGTCCCCCCTCTTTCTCTTCTGGTCCCTTCTCTCCACCCAGCCCCTTCCACCCTGATACTCCTCTCCCTgagcctctctctctgcctcctcacTCAGATCACGTTCTCTCTCTGGTtatctcctctctcctctgtctcatTCTCTCTGGAACTCTTTATTTCCCCATTTCCCTGTTTAGTATTCTGACTGCACTCTGATTTCATGATTCGAGATCCACTAGTTTTTGTgtttcattctctctgtctctgtcttccacCATTTCTCTGAGTCTGGTTCTCTGAATTTCCATCTCtgtttctatgtgtctgtttttctgtctGACCGTCGCCTAAtcattctgtctctgtctctctggttCTGTCTGTGCCCAGGTTTGACTTTCTCTGACAGTCTCGTTCTGTGTTCCCTGAATCTCACAGGAATGCAGGCTCTTTCCTCTGcagtctctctctgcctgctctTCTCTAGCCTGGCTCCCCATCTCCCTGAGCCCAtatccctccctctgcctctagGCCACTCCTGCCACTCTGGGGGCCTCACCTGGCAGGTAGCCCATCTCTGGGCCCCTCCTCAGCAGGGCCCCATGAAGCAGTTCAGCCAGGGCCTCAGAGGCCACCGTGGGGGTCTCACTTCCAGGCTCTGGCAATATCTCCTCCTCCTTCAGGGGCAGACCTAGGAGGTGAAGTTGTGTGAGCTTCTCCACTTCCCCACACCCCTTCCTTCTCCAGAGAGATATTTTCTAgaactcttcctccctcctccatcagctgggcctgcagaggctcaGATGGTCCCAGGCTCGACTGAGGGCCAAGATCGGAGGAGGGGCTCCCAGCTGCCCTCATACTCCCACTCCCAcacctcttctctcccctcccctctcccttctccctgggCTGTGTGGGCCTTCATTGAACACCTTAGCTCTTATGGACCCTGGACAGCGCCAGCAAGGCAGAGGGGTCGCCGGTGCTGCTTTCCCTTTCAcctcagtggtgatctccccccAACCCTGGGGCTCTGCAGAGGGTCTGGCCGCACCTCCCAGCCCTTGCTTCCGCAGTGCCTGGCTTTCTCTCTGGGTTTCTGTCTCTGCAGCGTggctgtcttttctctctctctctcttcctccccccgcccccggtcctctgcagtctctgcctccttccctggAGTCTGGCTGGGGGTCAGAGTGGGGGACTGAAAATCTGGTCTTTGAGCCCTGCCTCTGCTCATCtgtctttgtccattcatccaaGAACATTTGTGTGTACAGCGCCTGGCATCTCTCTCAGCACCTCCATCTCCCACCCAGGTCCCTCCGTGCTTCTGCCGCCTCCGCAGACATCCCCCCAACTTTCCCAGCCCTCCTTCTTGGATCTAGCCCCTGAGACACTGCTAAAAGCTTCTCTCATTCATTTCTCTGCCTTCTCAATATTGAGGGTTAAGGGGCTTCGGGTTCAAGCCTGAAAGCTCTGGCTTGCCCCTTCCCCATCAGCTgtgcctctcccctcccccatgtGCTTGGAAGACCCAGGATGTTAAGAGAAAGGAGGGTGGGGGACCCCGCTGGACGCCTTCCTGGGGCCCACCCCCACAGTCTCATGTCCTTACCCTGGATCCAGGGACAGCTCAGCAGAATTAGGAACAGCAGCTGGGGAGGCGGCGGGTGCTGGGCCCTGGGAGTCCCCATGGCGACTCACCCCGATCTCTCTCCTCTGTGCCTCTCTAAGTAATCTGGCTGCCACCTTTCCTCCGTCTCCGTTTATCTTtccctttaattctttttttttttttttttttcctcgtaGGAGTCAGCAAAGAAAGACAATTTCTCTGCCCCTTGGGAGGGAGGGGCAGAATTGGGCTAGGGGTCGCCTGGAGCCCACCCCCCTTTGCTCAGTCTCCTCTGTCCTCTTCTCCCGGCTCTGTGGTGGAGGGGGCGCGGCTCCGGCTGCAGGGGGTGGGGCCGAGAGGGCCGAAGGGGCCGGGTGGCCTGGGTTACCCTCCTGCTCAGGCGCCTGGGTCCACTGGGCTGTCTGGACCCCAAGCTAGGGGACTGGGGAGGAGAAAGGCAGCTTCTGGGGGTTTAGGGTGGGGTCGAGGATCGAGGGGGTCTCCACTGGGCTCTAGCGGGGCTTGTCGGGGAGGAGAAGGGGTGGGTTGGGGAACTGGGAGAGCCGAAGCTCGGGCACTGGAGCTGCGGGAGGGAGAAGCTGAGAAAGGTATCGAGCCCACGTCAGATCCTGGGGACGGGCGGAGGGAGGGGCCTGGGATTTATTTgacggggagggaggaggaggaagtgcagatggaggagggagggatcaTACGAGCCAGGGCCGTAATCCTCACTCCCGCGGCCCCTAGGGGAGGCAAAGGAAACTCTCTGGTCCCAGCAGTAATTAGCCCCCTCCGCCTGCCATTCCAGCACATCTGGAATCTGAATCTCCTCTTCCCAGGGTGCCGAGGGGCTGCATAGCTTGGTTCGCGCCTGCTAGGCCCCCCATTATGCCCCCTGTTCACATTCAGACCTCCCACGGGGCTTCCCTTCCCCTTTTACAGTAGCTCGGGTGGAATGGGCTCTCCCTCCTCCAGGGGAATGGCGAGCTTCCACGATTGTGACAAGTCTCGTGGGTGACGGGCCGGGGTTTGGGGAGGAGAGACAGACCCCTCCTCTTCCATAAACCCTGACCCCGGCCAGCTAACAGGCGGCCTCGGCTCTGATTTTCCCTCCGGAGCGCCCTTTTCAGCACCAGCGGCGCGCGGACAGCTCCCCTCGCCACGCCGGGGCGGGCCCGGCCCGACGCCGCCCGCGATTGGCTGAGACCGCTTTCGGTGTTTGCCGGGCTCGCGGGCTCCCGGGCTGCCTAGGGCCAGCGGGAGTCACAGGCCGACCGACCGACGGACCAGCCGCCCGACGGACTGGCCTCAGCATCCTTGCCCGCAGTCCCGGGCGCCTGCCCAGCCGTGAGTCCTCGCTCGCCCCGCCCCTCAGGCCCCGCCCCTCAGGCCCCGCCCCTCAGGCCCCGCCCGATACGACCCGCCCCTTCTTTCGCATTGCGGGACGGCTGGAGGCTGGCACCGTGGCCCCTGCGCCCCACGTGGCGCCCTTTCCGGGCGGGGGGGGGTGGGGAAGCACATCCAGCGACgactctcccccctcccccgacccccggCTGATTTGCTGTGCCACTGGGAGGGTTCGGGGGTGGCTGAGCTGAGAGGGCTCCGGGAAGGAGTGACGTCAGGGTGAGTGGGAGCCCAGGAAGGAGCGAGTAGGAGAGAGGGAGCGAGAGCCAGGCAGGACCGCAGGGTCGGGGCTAGTGAGGAGCGAGGGCAAGGAGAGAGCAGTGAGGCCGGAGAGAAAGAAGCTGCCACGGAGGAAGACAGGCTGCGGGTTCCCGGGACTGCAGGTCCAGGCAGGGTAGGAACCGCTGCCCAGGGGAGCTAGGAGGAAGCGGGGAGAGCGAGCGAGCGAAAAgcgggggtggggaggaaagggGGAAATTGAGGTGGGAGAGAGAAGCAGAGCGAGAGAGAGGAGGCTgctggaaggagaaagaagagggtgaggaggcgacagagggagaggaggaagaagaggtagaaggagagagaagggggagagaaaggagagaggagggtTGGAGGTGCatgaaggaggggagagggagcttCAGCGTGGAGAGAGGACCgcggaaggagagagagacagcccAGAGTGGAATGTGGAAGGGAAACAGTCCAGCGGGGAGCCAGGGGGCAGCCATGGAAGGGACAGGTGGGGAGCTGGGGGGACAGGGGAACTGGGGTCCGGAGGACGCCCCAGGCCTCTTGGCCAGGGCCTCCCTGATCATGCTCCCGTGGCCACTACCCCTGGCCTCCTCGGCCCTCACCTTGCTCTTGGGGGCCCTCACTTCCCTGTTCCTCTGGTACTGCTACCGCCTGGGCTCCCAAGACATGCAGGCCCTAGGGGCTGGGAGCCGAGCTGGGGGTGTTCGTGGTGGGCCTGTGGGATGCTCGGAGGCCGGCGGGCCAAGCCCAGGGGGTCCTGGGGATCCCGGGGAAGGACCTAGGACGGAAGGCCTAGTGAGCCGGCGGCTTCGGGCCTATGCAAGGCGCTACTCCTGGGCTGGGATGGGTAGAGTGAGGCGGGCAGCTCAGGGTGGCCCAGGCCCTGGGAGAGGGCCAGGGGTCCTAGGTATTCAGCGCCCAGGCCTGCTTTTCCTACCAGACCTGCCTTCAGCCCCCTTTGTGCCGCGGGACGCCCAGCGGCACGACGTGGAGCTCCTGGAGAGCAGCTTCCCTGCCATTTTGCGGGACTTCGGGGCTGTGAGCTGGGACTTCTCAGGGACTACCCCTCCGCCTCGGGGCTGGTCCCCACCTCTGGCCCCCGGGTGCTACCAGCTCCTGCTGTACCAAGCAGGCCGGTGCCAACCCAGCAACTGCCGCCGGTGCCCGGGGGCCTATCGGGCACTGAGGGGGCTTCGAAGCTTTATGAGTGCCAACACCTTCGGCAATGCCGGCTTTTCCGTTCTCCTGCCTGGGGCCCGGCTCGAGGGCCGCTGTGGGCCCACCAATGCCCGGGTCAGATGCCATCTGGGTAAGTAGCTGCCGCCTACTGACAACCTCCTTGCCTCGATGATTTCCCCCCCAGACCCTTCTCTCCGCCAGAGCCGTCTGCTGTCTGGTTCTCATTGTGCCTCTCTTCTTCCATGGCTCCCTGTTGCCACCCACAGCAGCATTTCCTCAGCCTCGGTTATCTGCACACCACCTTCATAAGCTTTGCCGTGGTCATTCCCATCTGTACTGCGTTTCTTCACCTTGGCTCTCCCCCCGACCTTTTGTTCTAcgtatttaaaagaaatatttatagcaCTATCATCAGTATTACTTGCCCTAAATAGTACTCATAaaaagcctggacaacacagtgagaccttgtctctacaaataataaaacaattagccgggcgcggtggcccatgcctatggtcccagctactggagagggtgaggtgggaggttcactggagctcagcagtttgaggctgcagtgagctgagattgtgctactgcactccagcctgggtgac
This sequence is a window from Gorilla gorilla gorilla isolate KB3781 chromosome 18, NHGRI_mGorGor1-v2.1_pri, whole genome shotgun sequence. Protein-coding genes within it:
- the ASPHD1 gene encoding aspartate beta-hydroxylase domain-containing protein 1, with protein sequence MKEGRGSFSVERGPRKERETAQSGMWKGNSPAGSQGAAMEGTGGELGGQGNWGPEDAPGLLARASLIMLPWPLPLASSALTLLLGALTSLFLWYCYRLGSQDMQALGAGSRAGGVRGGPVGCSEAGGPSPGGPGDPGEGPRTEGLVSRRLRAYARRYSWAGMGRVRRAAQGGPGPGRGPGVLGIQRPGLLFLPDLPSAPFVPRDAQRHDVELLESSFPAILRDFGAVSWDFSGTTPPPRGWSPPLAPGCYQLLLYQAGRCQPSNCRRCPGAYRALRGLRSFMSANTFGNAGFSVLLPGARLEGRCGPTNARVRCHLGLKIPPGCELVVGGEPQCWAEGHCLLVDDSFLHTVAHNGSPEDGPRVVFIVDLWHPNVAGAERQALDFVFAPDP